The proteins below come from a single Saccharophagus degradans 2-40 genomic window:
- a CDS encoding HDOD domain-containing protein, with protein MDALTAKVEQEIIKAIDQDRLVLPTLPEIALKVREVADDPDASIQTLTAVISNDAALTARIIKVANSPIFRAPREIEDLNMALSRLGMQYTCNLATGLAMEQMFQATSDLVDKRLREVWSRSSEIAGICHVLCKHFTKLRPDQAALAGLVHQIGILPILSFAEEHTALLRDSMTLDKIIADIHPNLGIKILEAWEFPTELRVIPRDHLDFSRQVPQADYADLVTVAMLQSYAGSDKNLAKVDYTTVTAFERLGLDPNIESAEAEDLSADMEAAMAMLQ; from the coding sequence ATGGACGCGCTCACCGCCAAAGTTGAGCAAGAAATCATCAAGGCGATTGACCAAGATCGCCTCGTATTACCCACATTGCCAGAAATAGCACTAAAAGTACGCGAAGTTGCCGACGACCCAGATGCCAGCATCCAAACGCTTACCGCGGTTATTTCTAACGACGCAGCACTTACAGCACGCATAATTAAAGTTGCCAATAGCCCCATATTTCGCGCACCGCGAGAAATAGAAGATTTAAATATGGCACTAAGCAGGCTGGGTATGCAGTACACCTGCAACTTGGCTACAGGCTTGGCCATGGAGCAAATGTTCCAAGCCACATCAGACTTAGTGGATAAACGCTTAAGAGAGGTATGGTCGCGCTCGAGTGAGATTGCAGGTATTTGCCATGTATTGTGCAAACACTTCACCAAGCTAAGGCCCGACCAAGCCGCGCTCGCAGGCCTAGTTCATCAAATAGGTATATTACCTATTCTGTCGTTTGCCGAAGAGCACACAGCGCTATTGCGCGACAGCATGACACTAGACAAGATAATTGCCGACATTCACCCGAACTTGGGTATTAAAATACTCGAAGCGTGGGAGTTTCCAACGGAGCTAAGGGTTATTCCGCGCGACCATTTAGACTTTAGCCGTCAGGTACCCCAAGCAGACTACGCCGACTTGGTAACCGTAGCCATGCTACAAAGCTATGCTGGCAGCGATAAAAACCTAGCTAAAGTGGACTACACAACCGTAACAGCCTTCGAGCGACTCGGTTTAGACCCCAACATTGAATCTGCAGAGGCAGAGGATTTAAGCGCAGATATGGAAGCGGCAATGGCCATGCTGCAATAG